A window of Sphaeramia orbicularis chromosome 8, fSphaOr1.1, whole genome shotgun sequence genomic DNA:
GTTATGTCTCGGTTTTGGGGAGTCGCAAAATTGTTCTAGTTTATTGTGTAGCTAATCTCAGGTCTCAGACTATGTAGATCAACAACAAATCATTGAGATCAAcatgttgactgcagtcctgtagCCATGCAGGCTTTCTGCacagactaaacaggactgtttttctaggatttatttctatatttttgtcagtgttcaatgtttcatagttgaatgttcatgtgttacaatctttatcttcaacaataCATAGCCTGATAGtaagccaatgttttattgctttttagaattgcagctgatttatgctcctttgtatgttcttacattgctcataaaaagttaaattaaaaaaaaaaaaagaaaaaaagaattgcagctgaatcgcgtgtcctccaaacctcagtataatgatacattttgacaataatttgttgacacaagagaaacagcaattgaatcactcacagctacacaatatACACTACTATGTTGTTATTGTCatctatggctactttattcattttacattaagccacatagtgtgttattaaggcctgaaaaaaatttggcgcacacatactgcccttttttgactttgagcccctgtccctctataatcctgtgcacgCCCCTGTCTGTCAGACCGGGTAATTCAATACACTTAATGCTAATATCAGCTAAGTTATGCAGGATATTGTAATTAAGTACCGGTAACCTTCATGATAGAATCCTCTAACCCTCTTGTTTGTGTGAAATGTTAAACATAATTACAGCAGAGGTGCCTGTTAGGGAGCCACATAAGTGTTATTCAGTAAATAATAGCTCCACTGGTTGTTCCAGACATGCACCATAACAGGTTAACTGGTCCCACTAAAAATTCTTCTGTGAATGTGAATGagagtgtttttttgtctttacatcACACCTGCAGTGAATTGGCAATCTGTTCAAGGTGGACCCAAACATGCATAAAGGattacagaaaatgaatgaaacttttttttttctttaacagagGGACAGTGATTGTCAGTCCCAGAGCGAAGTGCCTCATGTAACATAAACAGGACAGCATGGGTAAGTGGACTTTAATTTgtcataaaatagataaaaacaagTCAGCATTTGGTTTAGTAAAACAGACATTTTAACATGGTTACCAGTGATGTTCAGTACACACACATAGTGCATACAATATATAGTTTTTGTTGTACTTTATCTAtactattttactgtttttttactgctGTGCTTTAACTTAGAATGCTGCAGTGCACACTTAAAAAATGCTTAAAGTGTATTAacaaataatgtaatgtaatttttgctATTTCATTAAACACAGCTGATCAACTTGAGCAGCCTCTCAACACCTGGACCGAATCTCAAGTAAGCACATGGCTCAGAACTATTGGAGTGAAGGAGCAGTACATAAATAAACTGTATGAGGAAGAAGTTGATGGACATATTCTTCTCTCACTAAATGAAGACTTTTTAAGGACAAAGATTTGCATGAAATCTGGGCCTGCTCATATGGTGATTCAAAAGAGAGATGAGCTTGTTAACTCTCAGTCAAAGTCCCAGGGAAAGAAAAAGCCAACTAGTGGCAACAAAAAAGAGTTGCAGCAGAAAAATACTGAACAGAAATCACCCCCTCCCAACAGTCAAGATCCTCCAACACAGAGTCATGAGACAGATCAAGAAGTGAGACCTACTGCTCATGAACCTTGTGGGTTGACTTCAAAAGATGAGTGCAAACCACGGCCATTTGATCAAGATGATATTGATTTCCTATACATAAAGCACAGAGTCCTACAACCTGAATCTGGAGCCTATAATCTGATATCTCCATTGCATGAATTCAAGTCCCTCGCTGTGGCTGTTACATTGGATGACACAAAACTCAAAGCAAAATTTGCCAAAGAGGTTCTAAAATTTGCTACTGGTTGTATGAATATCAGATCAAATGGCACAATTCATTTTGGTGTGATGGACAGCAAGGAAGATCCTGGATATGTGCACGGTGAGATAATAGGTGTCCCTGTGAAAGACAAAGATATCTATGTAGATGCTTTGAACAACCTTGAAAAGAGTTTCTCCGCTGACGGTGAACATGTACGCCAGTGTGTTAGACCACCAAGGTTTGTTGAAGTGATGGATCGAAATACTCCAGAGAAGAGGTTTGTGATAGAGGTCGATGTTGTGCCTCTAATAAGTATTGTTAAAGGCAAGGTGTATGCAGTCCGTCTACCCAACTTCAAAGAAACAACTAACAAGATAGAATTGGAAAAAGAAACTACTTTCCGAAGGGTTGGGTCAAAAACAGAGCCAGTACTTGACAAAGACCTGAATGACTTTTACCATCGAGTCAAAGATCGGGATGCTCAAAGAGAAGAAGCTGAGAAAAGTCAGATCCATCGTGCTCCAGAAATTTCCCCAGACCTTGGAAGGAAACTCACAATGCTAATGACTGGAGGGAAGAAATGTATTGAAAAGGACAAATGGTTTATTCTCGTCGCAAACAAATTCAAACCCACTGACCTTTGCAACATTGAATGGCTGCTTAACATGAACATATTCTGTGTTTTTGATTTTGATCCAGACTCAAATGTTTCAGGTCTTTGCAGCAGATATCTTCAACATCATGCTGCAAATAAGCATTTTCTGCAGAGCTACAGGATATCCAGCAGCACAAGCATCGAAGAATTTGTGAGCCAACTGAAACTGTTTGAGCAGACCAGCTGGATTTTTTGTAATGGCCGAAGTGACTATGAAGGAAATGAAGATACATGTGATGAAATGACTTGGGTCAGACACAAAATGACCTTCCTGAGGGAAGCTGTGTCTTCGATCTGTAAGCAGATCTTGCCAAAAGGAGCCTTTCAGGTCATTTTTCTTCTTACATCACCAGTGGAGAAACCACTCTTGCACACCTTTTTTGAATTTTTCACTGACATGGAAGGTCATGAAGACATCATTTGCATCTGTGAATCAAAGACACACTTCCAGAAATGGCAAAGCTTTGCAGAGGGTTCATGTGGAAAAGAAATTGTAAACAATTCAAGTGTTGTTGGGATGAAAATGAGTCACATTAATGCAACTCTGCTGCAGGTACAACCAGTAAAATCATCTTCTAGAAAATACTTGCCAGTCTTTGTGAAAGGGACATGTCTTCTTGAAACAAAAGATGAGGAAGAGATGTATTCCTTGGAAATTCTTACTGTTGATCATTGTGATGAAACAAGTGAAGTCTTCATCAATGAGGAGAAGGCAAACATTGAAAGCCAGTTCTACCGTGGGGGGAGATTGACCTGGTTGAATTTGTGGCTTGCAGAGCACAAATATGTTGGAGATGTAATTGAAAGAGATGCTTATCATGAAGTTTCCAAATTTCTTGCTGGTACATTGACATGCAACACAGATCAGATGCCAGTGAACTGTATCAATATCTACCATCATCCTGGAAGTGGTGGAAGCACCGTGGCAAGACAAGTACTGTGGAACAATAGAAAGAGTCTAAGATGTGCGGTTATGAAGCCATCTTACCCTGTTGATATTATTGCAGAACATGCAGTCAGACTTCGAGAATATGAAGAAAAAGATCCACACAAGTGTCTGCCTGTGCTGCTTCTCATCGAAGACACTGACAAAGAATATCTCGATGATCTGAGGCATGAATTAGAAGTTGCCCTTAACATCAAGAAAATCCAGTATGAaacattgtgtttcattttgttgaGTTGCAGAAGATCCAATGATCCAGAAACAAGATGCAAAGAGTCTCCACTGCAGCATGTGGCCGTCACACACAAACTGTCTCCTCAAGAAAAACGAAAGTTTGCTGGAAAACTACAGGTGCTTGAGGGACAATATCAGCCTCAGTTCATTCTGACCTTTGTATTGATGAGCAAAGGTTTTGATGAGAAATATGTTCGACAGTTTGTGGAACATCTGCTTGAAGGCATTGACCATCAGTCCACCGTCACTCGCCTCATTCACTACGTTGCATTGCTGAACACTTATGTTCAGAAATCTTTCATCTCTCAGTCCCACTGCGAAGCTCTGCTCGCTTTAACTGTTCACATGGAAAGGTTTCGCCAGCATGAGTTTGAGAGTTCACTCAGTGACCAGGCTAAGCTGGTGTTCCTCCACCTTAGAGATGACAAGACACAGATAAGATCAATCAGAATCATCCATCCACTTGTTGCAAAGGAGATTCTCCAACAACTTCTGAGAGAACAAGAGACACAGAGCAGTTTGGCAATGAATTTGCTCTGTGAAACTGTGCTTTTTGATCACAGATTCGGAAGGCAGGAATATCACTCATTCTTGAGAGCACTTTTTATCAGCCGATCCCGAATAAGCAAAGGGGATGAATGTGATACTTTGTTCTCTCCTCTGATTGAGCATGTGTGTAACAATGAGAAAAACCCCAAGAAAGCAATTGACTTACTCAAAGAagcttttgaacattttcataGAGATCCTTTCTTTGCACAACAACTTGCTCGTCTTCTCTATCATCATGAGAAGTTTGAAGAGGCCAAACAGTGGGCAGATACAGCAGCTAAACAGCAGCCCAACAACTCATACATATTAGACACAAAGGGACAAGTGTACCGAAAATGGTTCCAAGCACAATGCAAATCTATTAACAAGCGCGGTATCCCAAAGACAGCCAAAAATACAGCTGATGCTGTAGGTACTGCACTGAAAGCTCTGGAATGTTTTCATGAATGTGAGAAAGCAGCTGAAGCAGATATGGAAAATGCAAATAGCTCAGGGTTTTTTTCTGAAGTTGAGGTCGGATCCAGCTTGTTTAAGCTGATTTCATCATTGGAAGTGTTTTCAAACAAAACCAATGGCCATGCAGAATGTATGAAGTATCTGGTAACAGATTACATTCCTGACGAAGTTAAAGAACCCTGGGAACCATTTCACAGTCGTTTGAAAGAACTTCACAAGACAATGCAAGATGCACTGGAATGGATTTCAGAAGACCTTAGTTACTTCCAGACAGACATTGGTGAAGATGAAGAGACCTGTGCAGGCACTGAAGAGAAGATAAAACATCCATTGAAATGGTTGGCTAAAAAATCTAGCGAGTATGGCCAGTACTTCAGTGCACCAGGCCCACTTCTACAACAGGGGCAGTCAATCCCTGTCAGTTTAACACCCTTCCAAAAACGCATGATTATTTATCATCTTGGTGGGGGCAATGTAATATCCACCCTCTACAAGCTATCAGAACAGAAGGATGCAGAATGTCTTCTGGAGGACATCCTTTCTCTGTACCCTAGCAATCCAATAAAGGCCAACTTTCGTCAAAGGGATATTGTTAATTACATAATCACCCATATTGCTCTGAACTGCCTTTCACCACAGTCGAAAAAGGTAGCCTCTCTGAAGGACCTACAGGCACTCTGTCAACAGTTCCCAGCTGATAAAAGGAAATGTCTTCCAAGTGCCCTGTTCCTGCTTACCTTGCTGTTTTGGCCAGAAGATCATGACACAGATTATGAGAAGGAAGCCAAATTTGAAATCATCCAGTCAGCTGTTGACCACCTGAAAAAATGGTACCAGACCAAGATGAAGGACATTCCTCAGCGAAAGAGAAGGATTTACACCCACTTCTTTCTTGGCAGTGGCAGTGGATTGGATAAATTTGTCCTCAAGAGAAAATTTGAAGGGGTCAAAAAGTGGTTATCTGTCACTGAGAAACGGATGAAATGGTTCAGCGCAGAAGCATTCAAAATGCCTGAGATTGCCAAGATGCTGAAGTGTGTTTCGGGATGGACCAAAGATGGACAAGTGTATCTTGAGGGGCCACAGAAAAAGAAGTTCAGTATCcctcctctttttgtaccttcaGTACCCCACAGTAATGAAAACATCACCTTCTACCTGGGCTTTACCTTCAGAGGCCCTGTTGCCTACAACATcactgtgaaaaaatagtttatcTTTGACCAATGACGTTGTCACAGAGAGCTGTGTGTCGTGTAGAAATCTAATCCTTACAGTATTAAAACCATAAAATAAAGTGGAGAGATCCATCCAGAAGACACAAACCTTCAGAGTAGTGGTTCAAAGTTAAAGAGCTGGAAAAATTTAAACACATACCATTT
This region includes:
- the samd9l gene encoding sterile alpha motif domain-containing protein 9-like isoform X1, whose protein sequence is MADQLEQPLNTWTESQVSTWLRTIGVKEQYINKLYEEEVDGHILLSLNEDFLRTKICMKSGPAHMVIQKRDELVNSQSKSQGKKKPTSGNKKELQQKNTEQKSPPPNSQDPPTQSHETDQEVRPTAHEPCGLTSKDECKPRPFDQDDIDFLYIKHRVLQPESGAYNLISPLHEFKSLAVAVTLDDTKLKAKFAKEVLKFATGCMNIRSNGTIHFGVMDSKEDPGYVHGEIIGVPVKDKDIYVDALNNLEKSFSADGEHVRQCVRPPRFVEVMDRNTPEKRFVIEVDVVPLISIVKGKVYAVRLPNFKETTNKIELEKETTFRRVGSKTEPVLDKDLNDFYHRVKDRDAQREEAEKSQIHRAPEISPDLGRKLTMLMTGGKKCIEKDKWFILVANKFKPTDLCNIEWLLNMNIFCVFDFDPDSNVSGLCSRYLQHHAANKHFLQSYRISSSTSIEEFVSQLKLFEQTSWIFCNGRSDYEGNEDTCDEMTWVRHKMTFLREAVSSICKQILPKGAFQVIFLLTSPVEKPLLHTFFEFFTDMEGHEDIICICESKTHFQKWQSFAEGSCGKEIVNNSSVVGMKMSHINATLLQVQPVKSSSRKYLPVFVKGTCLLETKDEEEMYSLEILTVDHCDETSEVFINEEKANIESQFYRGGRLTWLNLWLAEHKYVGDVIERDAYHEVSKFLAGTLTCNTDQMPVNCINIYHHPGSGGSTVARQVLWNNRKSLRCAVMKPSYPVDIIAEHAVRLREYEEKDPHKCLPVLLLIEDTDKEYLDDLRHELEVALNIKKIQYETLCFILLSCRRSNDPETRCKESPLQHVAVTHKLSPQEKRKFAGKLQVLEGQYQPQFILTFVLMSKGFDEKYVRQFVEHLLEGIDHQSTVTRLIHYVALLNTYVQKSFISQSHCEALLALTVHMERFRQHEFESSLSDQAKLVFLHLRDDKTQIRSIRIIHPLVAKEILQQLLREQETQSSLAMNLLCETVLFDHRFGRQEYHSFLRALFISRSRISKGDECDTLFSPLIEHVCNNEKNPKKAIDLLKEAFEHFHRDPFFAQQLARLLYHHEKFEEAKQWADTAAKQQPNNSYILDTKGQVYRKWFQAQCKSINKRGIPKTAKNTADAVGTALKALECFHECEKAAEADMENANSSGFFSEVEVGSSLFKLISSLEVFSNKTNGHAECMKYLVTDYIPDEVKEPWEPFHSRLKELHKTMQDALEWISEDLSYFQTDIGEDEETCAGTEEKIKHPLKWLAKKSSEYGQYFSAPGPLLQQGQSIPVSLTPFQKRMIIYHLGGGNVISTLYKLSEQKDAECLLEDILSLYPSNPIKANFRQRDIVNYIITHIALNCLSPQSKKVASLKDLQALCQQFPADKRKCLPSALFLLTLLFWPEDHDTDYEKEAKFEIIQSAVDHLKKWYQTKMKDIPQRKRRIYTHFFLGSGSGLDKFVLKRKFEGVKKWLSVTEKRMKWFSAEAFKMPEIAKMLKCVSGWTKDGQVYLEGPQKKKFSIPPLFVPSVPHSNENITFYLGFTFRGPVAYNITVKK